In Botrytis cinerea B05.10 chromosome 3, complete sequence, the genomic stretch ATACTAACATGACAATAGCAAACTGTACAACAAGAATCGTAATAGAGGAAGGATATCCAGAACACAACCGTGTGTACTATGATCACGATACATACCTAAACATCAGTTGAATAATTGACGGGTAGGATCAAACTGGAGTCCGGGGTACAAATTTCAAGCTCCATCTTTTTGCTACGCTCATGGATATGAACAAGACTATCATTCTCGGAGGTATAATAGATGCACAGGCGTCTTTCAGCATCTACATCTGGGCCGGGAGCACTGTATTTGAATCTTTATTTGTAATTGAGCACCTTAGATTGATGGATTAGTGATGAATTCATCTTGACACTTATGACATCGATCTGGCCAAAGGTCTAATCTAGCTACCTGAGTCTGAAAGCTACGCGAAAACCGAGTTCCCGGTCATCTTTTCGCCAGTTGTTTACGTAGGACGGTACCTCTGCTTTGTGATACAATCGAGTCTGGATCTTTAGATTTGTTAGATTTGTCAAGACTTATTAGAAAGCCATAGATAGACTAACAAGGAGGCCGCGAAAGTCGCATGGATGGCACATGGATCGATCCAAATGGAACTAACTTGCTGTCACATATGTTTGTGGATACTTGCCCGTAGACAAGCTCGACAAGGTCTCCTGGCAGATTACTCTGTACAATTCGAGGAAAGGACGAAATGCCATGCCCATATCGCGAAATCCCATAGGGGAAAGCGACCGAGTAGGTTAGAGCAATTATTTGTGAAAAGCTTGAAAAAATGTGAGAGCGCGCATGAACGAACGTGGCGAGTCAGCCACAAGcgtgatagatagatagataccgAGATTCGGGATTTGACGACGATCAGAGTTGTTAGTTCGGAATTTGGGAACTTGGGTAGGTATCCACTGGTGGCTAGGAAAACCTTGGAACTTATTATCTTCGTTGGAATTTGGCACCTTTTTAATATTGCGAGTAGATGTTGTAATATGATATGGTACAGCGGCGGTAGGGAAAAGATTGTGTCTCATCGATTACGacataggtaggtaggtaggtatcttTGAGATGCTCGCGTACAACTATACAGTTGTGCAATCATCCCGCCACGATGCGAAGCGGCGGATTCCACCTTTCGTTTGGTGAAGCAAAGTTTCAAAGTCATTTTCCTgcctatccatctatccatctatcctgTGATTCTATGGCTCTTGCCGGACGTGTATGTCTTTTCCGAAGCTCCTTCTGGAAAGATGCTCCCGATGTGGTAAAAGCGTTACACGCAGCAGCAATAGTGAGCataataatagatattgTCATACCCATTACAGccatatatacacatatcaAAGGTCATTTTCCAAGAGGACATCCAGATATAGGAACATTCTCGACGGATTACACTGGGTTGTATGTAATGCAATGCTAACCATTCGCTCGCTCGGCACACGAGCCCATTTGAGCATCCATCGAGATGTGGTTGAACATTGCATGGCCCCACGCTGGCTTTTGTGAATCGTGACATCGATGTGCGCATTGCAACCAGGATGGATGAGTATCGACCCGAGCAGGGGCTTGttgagagatttgaaggTGGGGAGGTGACGGCATTGATTTGGCCGTGTCAGATTTCGGGTACCCAGAAAGGCAGAGGGGATGGCAAAGTTGGAACCCGGCATtcaacaaaaaagaagacGCAAAAAGATCGGCGGAAGGTTGGAAAGTGAGGATATACTTTATGGTTGTCGTCGCATTTACGTTTACGTAGTCTTTGACATGATGCTACAGACAAAGAAATAGGGGTCAAGAACTAGCAAAGCTGACTACGTCCGGCCCAAACATTGTCTACATACTTTTCTAGACGGAAAATCGTGCCTTGCCAAGCTTCCATCACGCTATCCCCGATAGGGAGCATGACGCTATgtgtggatgggatgggatttgatTACGTCGGATTGCAAAATGCGGAGAAGAAAGCACTAGATTAAACTGGGACGGgcacaaaagaaaaggacGAGTACAAATGCGGACGGACGTATGTATCTGTACGATTCTGTACGATGAAGGCGCCtgcgtatgtatgtatcgCATGTATGTATCGCATGTATGTATCCAAACTACCTAGGGCCCAGGTATTGTGACCAGGAAGAGTTACGTGCTACCCCGAGTTGTATGCAAGCGTGCAGTGTGCTTCTGCtgttatatttatttatactGTCGATGTCACCAACTGTTGATGCGAGTCCTTCCGAAAGAAGACTTCGCGGTAGGCAGAGGGGCAGGCAGGTCTTTTTGATTGGTAATTAcacatattatatataatatatataatatatacgTACTCATATGTGTGCGTATTTACTAGTATTATATCAATACCTGTATATCGGTAGCTTGGAGAAGACGGGCAGAAACCACATATCGCAGACATGGGAGAAACCTTCCGACCTAGGAAAACAACTACCCAATCTAGATAAGCTCCTGGATGCGGAATAATCCCCGATTCCCTCTTGCTAATCAATTCCGTTCCAGACCTTGGGACCTTTACTAATGCAAGTGCACAGTTATCAACCCCCCCCTTTTTATTGGTTGCCACGAAAGGAGGGGTAGGTTTCCGAATTTCTACTTATTTGTTGCCATTCCTCCATTTCTTGTACCATCTTACTTTGGATTCTTCCACTTGATCAAATACCTCAAAGCCTTTTGCCCATTTCGCCATCCATCTTAtaatcatctccatcctccaccCATCTGaacaccataccataccactaccaccacacatacacatactaCCGACCGGTGTAACAACATCGATACAATAGCAATCATGGTTGCCGACGATAAGCCCGCCTCTACCTTCAAGTACAATGAAGCTCCAGTCTATACTACGTCCAATGGATGCCCCGTGAGACACCCAGAGGAGTTTCAAAGAGTTGGTACCAATGGTCCACTCcttcttcaagattttcatttgatcGATTTGTTGGCACATTTCGATCGCGAACGTATCCCAGAGCGTGTTGTCCATGCCAAGGGTGCCGGAGCTTATGGAGGTAAGTTCTCGTCTTGTGCTTGCCTTTTCCCGTCGCCATCATGTTAACGTATTGTCTGTAGAGTTTGAAGTCACACACGATATCAGTGACATTACTACCATTGATATGTTAAGCCAAGTTGGCAAGAAGACTCCTCTTGTCTCACGTTTTTCAACTGTCGGTGGTGAAAAGGGATCTCCAGATTCGGCTCGTGACCCAAGAGGTTTCTCCGTCAAATTCTATACTGAAGAGGGTAACTGGGATTGGGTTTACAACAACACCCCTGTTTTCTTCCTCCGAGACCCAACCAAGTTCCCTCTGTTCATCCACACACAAAAGAGAAACCCTCAAACAAACTTGAAGGATGCTACGATGTTCTGGGACTACCTCTCAACTCATCACGAGGCTGTTCACCAGGTTATGCACTTGTTCAGCGACCGTGGTACACCATATTCTTACAGACATATGAACGGATATTCTGGTCATACCCACAAGTGGACCAAGCCCGATGGTACCTTTAACTATGTTCAAGTCCACTTGAAGACAGATCAAGGAAGCAAGACTTTCAACAACGAGGAGGCCGGAAAGATGGCTTCTGAGAACCCAGATTGGCACACTCAAGACTTATTCGATGCAATTGAGAAGGGAGACTACCCAAGTTGGAGTGTCTTCGTTCAAGTCCTTTCCCCAGAACAAGCTGAGAAGTTCCGCTGGAACATCTTTGACTTGACTAAGGTTTGGCCACAGGCTGAGGTTCCATTGAGACCATTCGGCAAAATGACCCTCAACAAGAACGTCGAGAACTACTTCGCCGAGATCGAGCAGGTTGCTTTCTCACCATCTCACTTGGTCCCAGGTGTTGAGCCATCTGCCGACCCTGTCCTCCAATCTCGTCTCTTCTCATACCCAGATACTCACCGTCACCGTCTCGGCGTCAACTATCAACAAATTCCAGTCAATGCTCCTCTCCGAGCTttcaatccattccatcGTGATGGTGCTATGGCCGTCAATGGAAATTACGGCGCCAACCCCAACTACCCATCTTCTTACCGAAAACTCACTCAAAAGCCTGTCAAGGCTACCAACGATCATGAGCAATGGTCCGGTGCTGCTTTGAGCTTTTTGTCCGAAGTGGGTCCAGAAGACTACGTACAAGCTAAGGGTCTGTGGGATGTCCTCGGCAAGCAAGAAGGCCAACAAGATAACTTCATCGGTAATGTCTCTGGACACTTGGCAGCTGCTAAGGAGGACACTCGCAAGCGCACATATGATATGTTCAGCAGAGTCGACCCAACTCTTGGTGCCAAGATTGAAGAGGCAACCGAGAAGTTGGCTCCTGCTCCTGGTAGCAAGGCTGCTGGATCTGCTCAATCTCGCTTGTAGACTATAGTTGTGTTATAGGATAAGGCAAGGTAGAAAAGATTTCCTGGTTGCGTTTTGCTTTTCGCGATGATatctataattattttatgaGAGACGAAGGAATAGGGAACGGTGATGGGATAGGTTATTTCGGGGGCTTTACAAAATTGGTTTTAATCTGCAATGACATACCCCTTTTATGATTtcagaatattgaaagttaTTTATGCAATTTGGTGATATCTCAAAGGATGTTTTTGAACGTTCTCGTTGTCTGCTCTATTTCATTCCGCCTTTCGAAATAATAAGTGAATCTGTAAAAAGCGATGTTACTCaatgtattattattgttcCGAAATTCCTTTCCAAAATAAAACTTTACATCAATCTGTGCTTGAAACCGTAATTGTTAATAACTGCTTTCATATACCAGATGGACATACTGGGGTGTTAGGTGGTAGACGAATTCGGGAAGTTCTAAATAATGCGAACAACTGCATGTGACGCCTTCATAAACGCAAAACCTCCCATCTCTATTCTTTCTCGGAGATGTGCGGGTCTGAGGTGATGTCATGTATTCCGTTCGACATGGACGGCAGGTAGGGATCAAACACCGATATGGTATGGCATGGTACTCTTACTATGCTGTCTATTTCTTGAGCTTGGGAGAGCGGATTGTAattatgatgaagaggagaaacGAGATAAGTcgag encodes the following:
- the Bccat5 gene encoding Bccat5, whose amino-acid sequence is MVADDKPASTFKYNEAPVYTTSNGCPVRHPEEFQRVGTNGPLLLQDFHLIDLLAHFDRERIPERVVHAKGAGAYGEFEVTHDISDITTIDMLSQVGKKTPLVSRFSTVGGEKGSPDSARDPRGFSVKFYTEEGNWDWVYNNTPVFFLRDPTKFPLFIHTQKRNPQTNLKDATMFWDYLSTHHEAVHQVMHLFSDRGTPYSYRHMNGYSGHTHKWTKPDGTFNYVQVHLKTDQGSKTFNNEEAGKMASENPDWHTQDLFDAIEKGDYPSWSVFVQVLSPEQAEKFRWNIFDLTKVWPQAEVPLRPFGKMTLNKNVENYFAEIEQVAFSPSHLVPGVEPSADPVLQSRLFSYPDTHRHRLGVNYQQIPVNAPLRAFNPFHRDGAMAVNGNYGANPNYPSSYRKLTQKPVKATNDHEQWSGAALSFLSEVGPEDYVQAKGLWDVLGKQEGQQDNFIGNVSGHLAAAKEDTRKRTYDMFSRVDPTLGAKIEEATEKLAPAPGSKAAGSAQSRL